From one Magnolia sinica isolate HGM2019 chromosome 18, MsV1, whole genome shotgun sequence genomic stretch:
- the LOC131232668 gene encoding uncharacterized protein LOC131232668 isoform X1: MSSVSSLLLKILSFRWLYLVTPDHFSPTSGTHKMKSKQDRTISRDQKPKHGQGQGPNWVLIAGGALLSTLSLRLGYKLKQVLETKRPDNACSLKGNGRSNTRRRSGACPLHSNIYCFTENEDGCYHCLSGGSEGMAEIKRLPTSPMSKEAELALPLVTIPAPESSKENGVIWASSPDRLELPQKPFHRSNSSDSPCMSESGSDIYSKREVIHKLRQQLKRRDEMILEMQAQIMDMQNSLSMQVAQSTHLQSQLDSANHELFESEREIQRLRKAIADHCVGGIGSTDERAASRNWHAEPANGHANGFHDSPNDIDSKRGAVDRRIGDEERIEMLKREVRELKEVMEGKDFLLQGYKEQKTELCSKIKELQLGLASQVPSIL, translated from the exons GCTATATTTGGTTACACCAGATCATTTTTCTCCAACATCTGGCACCCATAAAATGAAATCAAAACAAGATAGGACCATATCAAGAGATCAAAAACCGAAGCATGGTCAAGGACAAGGGCCAAACTGGGTCCTTATTGCAGGTGGTGCCTTGTTGAGTACACTATCACTTCGGCTTGGATACAAACTGAAGCAGGTTCTAGAGACAAAGAGACCGGACAATGCTTGTTCCTTGAAAG GAAATGGAAGATCTAATACCAGAAGGAGGTCAGGGGCCTGCCCATTACATTCAAACATATACTGTTTTACAGAGAACGAAGATGGCTGTTACCATTGCCTCTCAG GGGGATCAGAAGGGATGGCGGAGATTAAGCGACTGCCCACCAGCCCAATGTCTAAGGAAGCAGAATTAGCACTGCCTTTAGTGACAATTCCAGCACCAGAATCCAGTAAGGAAAATGGGGTGATCTGGGCATCATCCCCTGATCGCCTTGAGCTCCCTCAAAAGCCATTCCACCGCTCGAATAGCTCAGACTCTCCTTGCATGTCAGAATCTGGCTCTGATATCTACAGCAAACGGGAGGTGATACACAAGCTGAGGCAACAGCTTAAGAGACGGGACGAAATGATCCTGGAGATGCAGGCCCAGATCATGGACATGCAGAATTCACTGAGCATGCAGGTAGCACAGTCGACCCACCTGCAGTCACAGCTGGATTCTGCAAATCATGAACTGTTTGAATCGGAAAGGGAGATCCAGAGGCTGAGGAAGGCCATCGCTGATCACTGCGTCGGGGGAATAGGGTCCACTGACGAGCGTGCAGCATCCAGAAACTGGCATGCGGAGCCCGCAAATGGGCATGCGAACGGGTTTCATGACAGTCCGAATGACATAGATTCAAAGCGCGGTGCTGTGGACAGAAGGATAGGAGACGAGGAGAGGATTGAGATGTTGAAGAGGGAAGTAAGGGAATTGAAGGAAGTGATGGAAGGGAAGGACTTCCTGCTACAGGGCTACAAAGAGCAAAAGACAGAGCTCTGCTCAAAGATAAAGGAGTTGCAGCTGGGATTGGCATCGCAGGTACCCTCCATTTTGTAA
- the LOC131232668 gene encoding uncharacterized protein LOC131232668 isoform X2, giving the protein MKSKQDRTISRDQKPKHGQGQGPNWVLIAGGALLSTLSLRLGYKLKQVLETKRPDNACSLKGNGRSNTRRRSGACPLHSNIYCFTENEDGCYHCLSGGSEGMAEIKRLPTSPMSKEAELALPLVTIPAPESSKENGVIWASSPDRLELPQKPFHRSNSSDSPCMSESGSDIYSKREVIHKLRQQLKRRDEMILEMQAQIMDMQNSLSMQVAQSTHLQSQLDSANHELFESEREIQRLRKAIADHCVGGIGSTDERAASRNWHAEPANGHANGFHDSPNDIDSKRGAVDRRIGDEERIEMLKREVRELKEVMEGKDFLLQGYKEQKTELCSKIKELQLGLASQVPSIL; this is encoded by the exons ATGAAATCAAAACAAGATAGGACCATATCAAGAGATCAAAAACCGAAGCATGGTCAAGGACAAGGGCCAAACTGGGTCCTTATTGCAGGTGGTGCCTTGTTGAGTACACTATCACTTCGGCTTGGATACAAACTGAAGCAGGTTCTAGAGACAAAGAGACCGGACAATGCTTGTTCCTTGAAAG GAAATGGAAGATCTAATACCAGAAGGAGGTCAGGGGCCTGCCCATTACATTCAAACATATACTGTTTTACAGAGAACGAAGATGGCTGTTACCATTGCCTCTCAG GGGGATCAGAAGGGATGGCGGAGATTAAGCGACTGCCCACCAGCCCAATGTCTAAGGAAGCAGAATTAGCACTGCCTTTAGTGACAATTCCAGCACCAGAATCCAGTAAGGAAAATGGGGTGATCTGGGCATCATCCCCTGATCGCCTTGAGCTCCCTCAAAAGCCATTCCACCGCTCGAATAGCTCAGACTCTCCTTGCATGTCAGAATCTGGCTCTGATATCTACAGCAAACGGGAGGTGATACACAAGCTGAGGCAACAGCTTAAGAGACGGGACGAAATGATCCTGGAGATGCAGGCCCAGATCATGGACATGCAGAATTCACTGAGCATGCAGGTAGCACAGTCGACCCACCTGCAGTCACAGCTGGATTCTGCAAATCATGAACTGTTTGAATCGGAAAGGGAGATCCAGAGGCTGAGGAAGGCCATCGCTGATCACTGCGTCGGGGGAATAGGGTCCACTGACGAGCGTGCAGCATCCAGAAACTGGCATGCGGAGCCCGCAAATGGGCATGCGAACGGGTTTCATGACAGTCCGAATGACATAGATTCAAAGCGCGGTGCTGTGGACAGAAGGATAGGAGACGAGGAGAGGATTGAGATGTTGAAGAGGGAAGTAAGGGAATTGAAGGAAGTGATGGAAGGGAAGGACTTCCTGCTACAGGGCTACAAAGAGCAAAAGACAGAGCTCTGCTCAAAGATAAAGGAGTTGCAGCTGGGATTGGCATCGCAGGTACCCTCCATTTTGTAA
- the LOC131233507 gene encoding protein CDI-like — MAFSVVNGNLKENGHGCAANSSAEVDLSNGKVRPFKIFVGYDSREDLAYEVCRYSILKRATIPVEVHPIIQSDLRSKGLYWRERGFTESTEFSFTRFLTPFLADYEGWAMFVDCDFLYTADIKQLTELIDDKYAIMCVQHDYTPKESTKMDGVVQTVYPRKNWSSMVLYNCEHPKNRVLTPELVNSQTGAFLHRFMWLEDHEIGSIPFVWNFLVGHNHIEENDPTTVPKAIHYTSGGPWFEAWKDCDFAVPWIKEMEECKKATKLV, encoded by the coding sequence ATGGCGTTTTCGGTTGTGAATGGTAATTTGAAAGAAAATGGGCACGGATGCGCCGCAAACAGCTCTGCTGAAGTGGATTTGAGTAATGGCAAGGTCAGACCTTTTAAGATCTTCGTAGGATACGATTCTCGTGAAGATCTCGCCTATGAGGTCTGCCGCTACTCTATCCTGAAGCGGGCGACGATTCCTGTCGAAGTGCATCCGATCATACAGTCGGATCTGAGGAGCAAGGGCCTTTACTGGCGCGAGCGTGGCTTCACTGAAAGCACTGAATTCTCTTTCACCCGTTTCCTGACTCCATTCCTCGCTGATTACGAGGGCTGGGCGATGTTTGTCGACTGTGATTTCCTCTACACTGCAGACATTAAGCAATTGACGGAGCTGATTGATGATAAGTACGCGATCATGTGCGTTCAGCACGACTACACGCCGAAAGAAAGCACAAAGATGGATGGTGTCGTGCAGACGGTTTATCCGAGAAAGAACTGGTCTTCCATGGTGTTGTATAACTGCGAGCATCCGAAGAATCGGGTGTTGACGCCGGAGCTAGTGAACTCCCAGACGGGTGCCTTTCTCCACAGGTTCATGTGGCTTGAAGACCATGAAATTGGGTCGATCCCGTTTGTGTGGAATTTCCTTGTGGGCCATAACCATATTGAAGAGAATGACCCAACAACGGTGCCTAAAGCCATACATTATACGTCTGGAGGACCATGGTTCGAGGCATGGAAGGACTGTGATTTTGCAGTTCCGTGGATAAAGGAAATGGAGGAGTGCAAGAAAGCGACAAAGCTGGTTTGA